One window from the genome of Salvia miltiorrhiza cultivar Shanhuang (shh) chromosome 7, IMPLAD_Smil_shh, whole genome shotgun sequence encodes:
- the LOC130991764 gene encoding disease resistance protein RGA2-like, producing MDGGTSCAVIEILVQKLMKTFKEELSLIRGVDEDAQQLQMTLVMIQGYLNNAQNYSTKDDVKTWLRELEAVAFGADDVLDELSYHLLHNKVNKMKTLVDKDKVLSSLNHIGRPRNTAPKIKQINTPFDSMNKKAIGSGLESVVVNAPAPAATFDTDSFNCDSIFIGRDDDVTMLVGNLIQIPQEQIFSILAIVGADGMGKTTLTRKVFNHENLKARFGLYIWVHVSRIFDPVMLFETILSMLTSETTDGVETEESILKKLQQALKAKTYLLVLDNVRNEDDRNGGFPKWKDFINSISGVTSTKGNVIMITTENNKVASIVNPFHIHHLNALSHEDCWSIIKTKTFENGDCPSGFEIIGRMIAERCQGLPLAANVVGGALWGRDWFSIEEKCFPEVERYHGLDLLRFSFDSWSSPSLKMCFAYCSIFPKGHRIVRHELIELWMAEGFLQPDQRNDMESIGNTLFNVLLRNSLLLIAERDAYGNVESCVMHDLVHDLASSVLGSSDDINQVRYLFDGAIAKEAAKNLRTLIFQGAITDTTMFSSFKSLHALTLNCDQVTELPSSISKLIYLRHLNISRTQIECLPDWICELCYLQTLNAFTESLRELPSTFKYLISLRHLYIQSGVKLPPEIGALTNLQALKFRVGEEKGYRIEELGSLDNLKQLYIENLEKVRDSEEAKKAKLSEKQNLMELQLEWGENGEGERNSEPLKIKKDRNDEAVLEGLQPHPDLERLKIIGFKGKSFSSWTQKMEVGDHESSLIGLDKLIEITLSRCQGCEAIPILGHLPNLKSLSLRRLSNLRSIDPSFYEIANSSARVIFPALESILFSDIPELREWGRGKLANEVKVFPCLQSLKMYYCKNLECLPSWLFSEAHNLKELDIRQCSKLSKLPDGLNTLDFLESMTIKGCQNLKSIVDPASGGSLPSLRSLEIRDCQELMEMVESSVMPLLQKVSMVDLKSLQNLPGFLDCLAESPLLAQLTIVGVPKFISTPGVKIWPFCRLRKLEMDVSRDWSEETSVAIRETVNGILGSCSSSLGELNLTGIEIWKCLPKSIQHLTVLYSLELENFGVEELPEWFGDLSSLTRLCLSDCTKLRGLPSVQRLTSLQELHIRDCPELRIESERHKIFHRTFIYINGHQL from the coding sequence ATGGATGGAGGTACGTCTTGTGCGGTCATTGAAATCTTGGTTCAAAAACTGATGAAGACTTTCAAGGAAGAGTTGTCTCTGATACGAGGTGTGGATGAAGATGCCCAACAGCTGCAGATGACTTTGGTGATGATTCAGGGCTACTTGAACAATGCCCAGAACTACTCCACCAAAGACGATGTCAAGACCTGGTTGAGGGAGCTTGAAGCTGTGGCTTTCGGCGCTGATGATGTTTTGGACGAACTCAGCTATCATCTTCTCCACAACAAAGTCAACAAAATGAAGACACTCGTGGATAAGGATAAGGTACTATCATCCTTGAATCACATTGGACGTCCACGAAATACGGCTCCtaaaatcaaacaaatcaaTACGCCTTTCGATTCTATGAACAAAAAGGCAATAGGGAGTGGCCTTGAAAGCGTAGTTGTGAATGCACCTGCTCCTGCCGCCACCTTTGACACTGATTCATTCAATTGTGATTCAATCTTTATTGGAAGAGATGATGATGTGACAATGCTAGTTGGGAATCTGATCCAGATCCCACAAGAACAGATATTCTCCATCCTTGCAATTGTGGGAGCGGATGGGATGGGAAAAACAACTTTGACTAGGAAAGTTTTTAATCATGAAAACCTCAAGGCTCGATTTGGATTGTATATCTGGGTTCATGTTTCTCGGATTTTTGATCCAGTCATGCTTTTCGAAACAATCCTTTCGATGTTGACTTCAGAAACTACTGATGGGGTTGAGACTGAGGAAAGTATCCTCAAAAAGCTTCAACAAGCCTTGAAGGCTAAAACTTATCTTCTTGTTCTTGATAATGTTCGAAATGAAGATGATAGGAATGGGGGTTTTCCGAAATGGAAAGACTTCATAAATTCCATATCAGGAGTTACTTCTACTAAGGGGAATGTCATTATGATCACTACCGAGAACAATAAGGTTGCTTCAATTGTTAACCCATTTCATATTCATCATTTGAATGCCTTATCACATGAAGATTGCTGGTCCATAATCAAAACAAAAACTTTTGAAAATGGAGATTGCCCATCAGGATTTGAGATCATTGGAAGAATGATTGCAGAAAGATGTCAGGGTTTGCCGTTAGCTGCCAATGTAGTTGGGGGAGCACTGTGGGGACGAGATTGGTTTTCAATCGAAGAGAAATGCTTTCCAGAAGTTGAGAGATATCATGGGTTAGATTTATTGAGATTCAGCTTTGATAGTTGGTCTTCACCATCACTAAAGATGTGCTTTGCATACTGTTCGATTTTCCCAAAAGGTCACAGAATTGTGAGGCATGAGCTGATTGAGCTATGGATGGCAGAAGGCTTTCTCCAACCTGATCAAAGAAATGACATGGAGTCTATCGGCAACactttatttaatgttcttCTACGCAACTCTTTATTGCTAATTGCAGAGAGAGATGCTTATGGAAATGTTGAAAGTTGTGTGATGCACGATCTTGTGCATGATCTGGCCAGTTCTGTTTTAGGTTCTTCAGATGACATTAATCAAGTTCGATATTTGTTTGATGGAGCTATAGCAAAAGAAGCAGCAAAGAATTTGCGTACGTTAATTTTCCAAGGTGCAATTACTGATACCACCATGTTCTCAAGTTTCAAATCTTTGCATGCTCTCACTCTCAACTGTGATCAAGTTACAGAGTTGCCGAGTTCCATTAGTAAGTTGATATATTTGAGGCATCTTAATATTTCAAGAACACAAATTGAATGTTTGCCAGACTGGATTTGCGAACTCTGTTACTTGCAAACATTAAATGCATTTACAGAATCTCTGAGGGAACTGCCAAGTACGTTTAAATACTTGATTAGTTTGCGGCATCTTTATATTCAGAGTGGTGTAAAGTTGCCTCCCGAGATTGGAGCATTAACTAATCTGCAAGCGCTGAAGTTTAGAGTGGGCGAGGAGAAAGGATACAGAATTGAAGAGTTGGGGAGTTTGGACAATCTCAAACAACTATATATTGAGAATCTGGAAAAGGTACGTGACAGTGAAGAAGCCAAGAAAGCAAAATTATCTGAGAAGCAAAACTTAATGGAGCTGCAGTTAGAATGGGGTGAAAATGGAGAAGGTGAAAGAAACAGTGAGCCGCTCAAAATAAAGAAAGACAGAAATGATGAGGCTGTGTTGGAAGGCCTCCAACCTCACCCAGATCTGGAGAGGTTAAAGATTATAGGATTCAAAGGTAAAAGCTTTTCATCATGGACTCAGAAGATGGAAGTCGGAGATCATGAATCGTCTTTGATAGGGCTTGACAAGTTGATTGAGATAACACTCAGTCGCTGCCAAGGATGTGAAGCAATCCCGATACTGGGGCACTTGCCAAATCTCAAATCTCTTAGTTTGAGGAGATTGAGCAATTTGAGGTCGATAGATCCTTCATTCTACGAGATTGCCAATAGTAGTGCCAGAGTCATCTTTCCAGCACTTGAAAGTATCTTATTTTCAGATATACCTGAGCTGAGAGAGTGGGGACGAGGAAAACTTGCCAATGAAGTGAAGGTATTTCCTTGCCTTCAATCCTTGAAGATGTACTACTGCAAGAACTTGGAATGTCTCCCAAGTTGGTTATTCTCTGAGGCTCATAATCTCAAGGAGTTGGATATAAGGCAATGCTCCAAGTTGAGTAAATTACCAGATGGTCTAAACACCCTCGATTTTCTGGAGTCGATGACTATAAAAGGTTGTCAAAATCTGAAGTCCATAGTGGATCCAGCCAGTGGTGGAAGCTTACCTTCCCTTCGTAGTTTGGAGATTCGTGATTGCCAAGAGCTGATGGAAATGGTGGAGTCGTCGGTCATGCCTTTGCTCCAGAAAGTGTCTATGGTGGACCTAAAGAGTCTACAGAATCTACCCGGCTTTCTTGATTGCTTGGCAGAATCACCCTTGCTAGCACAACTGACGATTGTTGGGGTTCCTAAATTCATATCCACTCCTGGTGTTAAGATTTGGCCATTTTGCAGATTGCGAAAATTAGAGATGGATGTTAGTAGGGATTGGTCAGAAGAGACCAGTGTGGCCATTCGAGAAACAGTTAATGGCATATTGGGAAGCTGCAGCTCATCACTCGGTGAGCTAAATTTGACAGGGATAGAAATTTGGAAATGTTTGCCTAAATCAATTCAACATCTCACTGTTCTTTATAGTTTAGAGTTGGAGAATTTTGGAGTAGAAGAATTGCCCGAATGGTTTGGGGATCTCTCATCTCTAACAAGGTTGTGTCTATCTGATTGTACAAAGCTGAGGGGGCTGCCCTCTGTGCAGCGCCTCACCTCATTACAGGAGCTGCACATTCGCGACTGTCCGGAGTTACGGATTGAATCTGAGAGGCACAAGATTTTCCATCGCACCTTCATCTACATTAATGGTCACCAGCTTTAG
- the LOC130991769 gene encoding putative late blight resistance protein homolog R1A-3 isoform X1, translating to MADAAIEFLLENIKEIMQYHANSIIGAKREIENLESDLRFFREFLRDRVKKRRKDEFMKVVVREIQDLVYESEDIIDVFITNGVHQKSTKSSSSIDLHAIDKRVKGIKQKIELRWPHSDILSFDCADNREKPESSNFSNFFEYSLDFCPGKLLKQPRPPRMKNVVGFKDVTEDLIRRLTQETNYFDVISVIGMFGLGKTTLACKVYNDLEIQCFFPIRIWLSISQDFSARDIFLDILKQLTTISDHILAKNDHELAYMVADLLKRGRFLIVMDDVWETADWDRLHAALPEDNTKGKVLITSRMNGVSYYASRPRPPYNLRLFNLEESWELLRLEALGKLDCPSQLELVGRRIAKSCDGLPLAIAVIGGMLATRSSGSVTTATRRYWEKVSDHVSSYAIGNDPADRMQKSISLSYDKLPYHLRPCFLYFGLFPKDYEIPVSKLIRMWIGEGFVQENRDCSLEETAEKYLEDLININLVRNEKFMPYGKVKTCRVHDMVRDFCCIEAANENFLQEIKCNNDGQFTPSTSYTVKYRRLSLHSKCLDFISLRLFGPRVSSFVCLSKDTYFMSPENSSNIIGSFKQLRVLDVLPFKFTKIDVDLYNLLHLRYIALSSNLSVLPSKFNQLWNIQTLIVDTTCRTLKVEADIWTMNQLRHFKTNATATLLKSTKSGEIGERRLQTLGLISVESCTEELSHQAPNLKKLGIRGQLALLFNRRSGVFDLRNMSELGKLKLINDVYPNPGREGGLSGLPQPHQFPPSLTSLTLCATFLSWEHMSTLGLLKRLEVLKLKDYAFSGDIWEAADGGFRCLELLYIEDTDLIDWNASSHHYPKLNTLVLKNCEKLRGIPAELADIPSLQKLELHTCISAAESAKDILDAKKQTLAEGSAFTLSIFPPI from the exons ATGGCGGATGCAGCAATTGAGTTCCTGCTTGAAAACATTAAGGAGATCATGCAATACCACGCCAATTCAATCATAGGTGCGAAGCGCGAAATCGAGAATCTGGAGAGCGATCTCCGCTTCTTCAGAGAATTTCTGAGGGACAGAGTgaagaagcggagaaaggaTGAGTTTATGAAGGTGGTGGTGAGGGAGATTCAAGATCTTGTTTATGAGTCCGAAGATATCATTGACGTCTTTATTACCAACGGCGTCCACCAAAAAAGCACCAAGAGCTCCTCCTCGATAGATCTCCATGCCATTGACAAAAGGGTTAAGGGGATTAAACAGAAGATCGAGCTGCGCTGGCCCCATTCCGACATCTTGAGCTTCGATTGTGCAGACAACCGTGAAAAACCTGAG AGCAGTAACTTTTCTAATTTCTTCGAGTATTCATTGGATTTCTGCCCTGGAAAACTTCTCAAACAGCCTCGGCCACCAAGAATGAAAAATGTGGTGGGCTTCAAAGATGTGACGGAAGATCTGATACGCCGTCTGACTCAAGAAACCAACTATTTTGATGTCATTTCTGTGATTGGTATGTTTGGGCTGGGCAAGACGACATTGGCATGCAAGGTTTATAATGATCTAGAAATCCAATGCTTCTTCCCCATCCGTATATGGCTTTCTATTTCACAGGATTTCTCAGCCAGAGATATCTTTCTAGACATTCTCAAACAACTCACCACTATAAGTGACCATATACTTGCCAAAAATGACCATGAGTTAGCTTATATGGTTGCTGATCTTCTGAAGCGAGGAAGATTCTTGATCGTCATGGATGATGTATGGGAAACTGCAGATTGGGATAGACTTCATGCGGCTCTGCCCGAAGACAATACAAAAGGTAAAGTCTTGATCACCTCTCGTATGAATGGAGTAAGCTACTATGCGAGCCGGCCGAGACCTCCCTACAATTTGCGTCTCTTTAACTTGGAAGAAAGCTGGGAGCTGCTTCGGTTGGAGGCACTTGGCAAGCTGGACTGCCCTTCTCAATTGGAACTTGTCGGACGACGAATTGCAAAGAGTTGTGATGGTCTGCCACTTGCAATAGCAGTCATAGGAGGCATGCTTGCCACTAGGTCTTCAGGCTCAGTTACCACTGCAACGAGAAGATATTGGGAAAAAGTGTCCGATCACGTGAGCTCATATGCCATTGGGAATGACCCGGCAGATCGCATGCAAAAATCTATATCTCTGAGCTATGACAAATTACCTTACCACTTGCGCCCATGCTTTCTCTATTTCGGGTTGTTCCCAAAGGACTATGAAATTCCAGTGTCTAAATTGATCCGCATGTGGATAGGAGAAGGATTCGTACAAGAAAACCGTGATTGTAGCTTGGAGGAAACTGCAGAGAAGTATTTGGAGGATCTTATTAACATAAACTTAGTCAGAAACGAGAAGTTTATGCCTTATGGTAAGGTCAAAACATGCCGGGTTCATGATATGGTACGTGATTTCTGCTGCATTGAAGCTGCAAATGAAAACTTTCTCCAAGAAATCAAGTGCAACAATGACGGACAGTTCACACCCTCAACTTCCTACACTGTCAAGTATCGTCGCCTTTCTCTTCATTCTAAGTGCTTGGACTTTATCTCATTACGACTTTTTGGTCCTCGTGTCAGCTCATTTGTTTGTTTATCCAAGGATACATATTTCATGTCTCCAGAGAACAGTTCAAACATCATTGGAAGCTTCAAACAGCTCAGAGTTTTAGATGTTTTGCCCTTCAAGTTCACCAAGATTGACGTTGACCTGTATAATCTGCTTCATTTGAGATACATTGCCTTGTCGTCAAACTTGTCAGTTCTTCCATCAAAGTTCAACCAGCTATGGAACATACAAACTCTTATAGTTGACACTACATGTCGTACGCTTAAAGTTGAAGCGGATATATGGACGATGAATCAGTTGAGGCATTTCAAGACAAATGCCACCGCTACGTTGCTCAAGTCAACTAAAAGTGGCGAAATAGGTGAACGGCGCCTTCAAACACTTGGCTTAATCTCGGTGGAAAGTTGCACAGAGGAACTCTCTCATCAGGCGCCCAATCTGAAGAAATTGGGCATCCGTGGGCAATTGGCATTGCTTTTTAACAGAAGGAGTGGAGTTTTTGATTTGAGGAATATGAGTGAACTTGGAAAGCTGAAACTAATAAACGACGTATATCCTAACCCAGGGAGGGAAGGGGGATTGAGTGGCCTTCCTCAACCTCATCAGTTCCCACCCAGCCTCACGAGCCTTACATTATGTGCTACTTTCCTCAGTTGGGAACATATGTCTACCCTCGGATTGCTGAAGAGACTTGAGGTGCTCAAGCTAAAAGATTATGCGTTCAGTGGGGACATCTGGGAGGCTGCTGATGGAGGTTTCCGGTGTCTTGAACTTTTGTACATTGAAGACACGGATTTAATTGATTGGAATGCTTCGTCCCATCACTACCCCAAGCTCAACACCCTTGTGCTCAAAAACTGTGAGAAGCTTCGTGGAATTCCAGCTGAGCTAGCTGACATACCAAGCCTCCAAAAGTTGGAGTTGCATACTTGCATATCTGCAGCTGAATCTGCCAAGGACATTTTGGATGCAAAGAAACAGACACTGGCCGAAGGCTCTGCATTCACGTTGTCCATCTTTCCTCCTATTTAA
- the LOC130991830 gene encoding uncharacterized protein LOC130991830: protein MTLDRIFEEFAKCYDSKPRSVYALDDDYTIEKGLVLLKSDAQCKKVFDYFECLGAEEIQLFADHERDPLPPVTLLPLFDEKKEGDQLENIHDLEIEDEGEAADLGDNELVGQDVGDHGIQVEDDGVCVNEIGSDNEGEEHDHTFADPLGVGSDSDSSTYSDNESESDEDIVNDERMIGSGEQGEQGNFALGMTFAEAKDCREALARYSVTFGYKLKFMKNEPKRVRVVCISEKDCPFILLASMDGDKEGLIIKTLVAEHTCARQREVPSDSQSYFANYFKDAVYMNPKFTAKDMQGHVKEHLKLHVSMGKCKRAKRAIITKLEGSYKQEFNMLMGYIEKVKETNPGSKMELQLSKDELANGRRVFKRLFVMFDACRQNWKEGCRPVISLDGCHLKCVTFGCLLTAVEKDGNDGVIPIAWAIVNKENKHNWSWFVSWLKQELQLGDGSTVTIMSDMQKGLMEVVKNQIPEAEHRWCARHIYSNWSKKWRGEELKKRFWMAA, encoded by the exons ATGACTCTTGACCGTATATTTGAAGAATTTGCTAAGTGTTATGATAGTAAACCTAGGAGTGTGTATGCTCTAGATGACGATTACACCATTGAAAAGGGTTTAGTGTTGCTTAAGAGTGATGCGCAGTGTAAGAAAGTGTTTGATTATTTTGAGTGTCTTGGAGCAGAGGAGATTCAACTATTTGCTGACCATGAAAGAGATCCCCTTCCCCCTGTCACACTTTTACCATTATTTGATGAGAAAAAAGAAGGTGATCAATTAGAGAATATCCATGATTTGGAGATAGAAGATGAGGGTGAGGCTGCTGATTTAGGTGACAATGAGCTAGTTGGGCAGGATGTGGGTGATCATGGGATACAAGTAGAGGATGATGGGGTATGTGTTAATGAAATTGGTAGTGACAACGAAGGGGAGGAGCATGATCACACTTTTGCTGATCCTTTGGGGGTTGGTTCTGACTCTGATTCTAGTACATACAGTGACAATGAGTCAGAGAGTGATGAAGATATAGTGAATGATGAGCGCATGATAGGATCTGGAGAACAGGGAGAGCAAGGGAACTTTGCACTAGGCATGACCTTTGCCGAGGCAAAGGATTGTAGGGAGGCTTTGGCAAGATATTCAGTGACATTTGGATACAAGCTTAAGTTCATGAAGAATGAACCTAAGCGAGTTAGAGTTGTATGCATCAGTGAAAAGGACTGTCCCTTTATATTACTTGCATCCATGGATGGGGATAAAGAGGGTTTGATCATAAAAACTCTAGTGGCAGAGCACACTTGTGCAAGGCAAAGAGAAGTGCCTAGTGATTCTCAATCTTATTTCGCAAATTATTTCAAGGATGCAGTCTACATGAATCCTAAATTCACTGCGAAGGATATGCAGGGACATGTTAAAGAGCACCTGAAACTACATGTGAGTATGGGGAAGTGTAAGAGAGCAAAGAGAGCAATAATCACCAAGCTTGAAGGCAGTTACAAGCAAGAATTCAACATGTTGATGGGTTATATTGAGAAAGTGAAGGAGACCAATCCTGGTTCAAAGATGGAGCTTCAGTTGAGCAAGGATGAATTGGCTAACGGTAGGAGGGTTTTTAAGAGACTGTTtgttatgtttgatgcttgcagGCAGAACTGGAAGGAGGGTTGTAGGCCCGTGATTTCTTTGGATGGTTGTCACCTTAAATGTGTAACATTTGGTTGCCTTCTAACTGCAGTTGAAAAAGATGGCAATGACGGTGTGATTCCTATTGCTTGGGCAATAGTGaataaagaaaacaaacacaATTGGAGCTGGTTTGTGAGTTGGCTGAAACAAGAGCTCCAGCTTGGAGATGGATCAACTGTTACCATAATGAGTGATATGCAAAAG GGGTTGATGGAAGTTGTGAAGAACCAAATTCCAGAGGCAGAACACAGGTGGTGTGCACGGCACATATACTCCAACTGGAGTAAAAAATGGAGGGGGGAGGAGCTGAAAAAAAGATTTTGGATGGCAGCATAG
- the LOC130991769 gene encoding putative late blight resistance protein homolog R1A-10 isoform X2 — protein sequence MADAAIEFLLENIKEIMQYHANSIIGAKREIENLESDLRFFREFLRDRVKKRRKDEFMKVVVREIQDLVYESEDIIDVFITNGVHQKSTKSSSSIDLHAIDKRVKGIKQKIELRWPHSDILSFDCADNREKPEPRPPRMKNVVGFKDVTEDLIRRLTQETNYFDVISVIGMFGLGKTTLACKVYNDLEIQCFFPIRIWLSISQDFSARDIFLDILKQLTTISDHILAKNDHELAYMVADLLKRGRFLIVMDDVWETADWDRLHAALPEDNTKGKVLITSRMNGVSYYASRPRPPYNLRLFNLEESWELLRLEALGKLDCPSQLELVGRRIAKSCDGLPLAIAVIGGMLATRSSGSVTTATRRYWEKVSDHVSSYAIGNDPADRMQKSISLSYDKLPYHLRPCFLYFGLFPKDYEIPVSKLIRMWIGEGFVQENRDCSLEETAEKYLEDLININLVRNEKFMPYGKVKTCRVHDMVRDFCCIEAANENFLQEIKCNNDGQFTPSTSYTVKYRRLSLHSKCLDFISLRLFGPRVSSFVCLSKDTYFMSPENSSNIIGSFKQLRVLDVLPFKFTKIDVDLYNLLHLRYIALSSNLSVLPSKFNQLWNIQTLIVDTTCRTLKVEADIWTMNQLRHFKTNATATLLKSTKSGEIGERRLQTLGLISVESCTEELSHQAPNLKKLGIRGQLALLFNRRSGVFDLRNMSELGKLKLINDVYPNPGREGGLSGLPQPHQFPPSLTSLTLCATFLSWEHMSTLGLLKRLEVLKLKDYAFSGDIWEAADGGFRCLELLYIEDTDLIDWNASSHHYPKLNTLVLKNCEKLRGIPAELADIPSLQKLELHTCISAAESAKDILDAKKQTLAEGSAFTLSIFPPI from the exons ATGGCGGATGCAGCAATTGAGTTCCTGCTTGAAAACATTAAGGAGATCATGCAATACCACGCCAATTCAATCATAGGTGCGAAGCGCGAAATCGAGAATCTGGAGAGCGATCTCCGCTTCTTCAGAGAATTTCTGAGGGACAGAGTgaagaagcggagaaaggaTGAGTTTATGAAGGTGGTGGTGAGGGAGATTCAAGATCTTGTTTATGAGTCCGAAGATATCATTGACGTCTTTATTACCAACGGCGTCCACCAAAAAAGCACCAAGAGCTCCTCCTCGATAGATCTCCATGCCATTGACAAAAGGGTTAAGGGGATTAAACAGAAGATCGAGCTGCGCTGGCCCCATTCCGACATCTTGAGCTTCGATTGTGCAGACAACCGTGAAAAACCTGAG CCTCGGCCACCAAGAATGAAAAATGTGGTGGGCTTCAAAGATGTGACGGAAGATCTGATACGCCGTCTGACTCAAGAAACCAACTATTTTGATGTCATTTCTGTGATTGGTATGTTTGGGCTGGGCAAGACGACATTGGCATGCAAGGTTTATAATGATCTAGAAATCCAATGCTTCTTCCCCATCCGTATATGGCTTTCTATTTCACAGGATTTCTCAGCCAGAGATATCTTTCTAGACATTCTCAAACAACTCACCACTATAAGTGACCATATACTTGCCAAAAATGACCATGAGTTAGCTTATATGGTTGCTGATCTTCTGAAGCGAGGAAGATTCTTGATCGTCATGGATGATGTATGGGAAACTGCAGATTGGGATAGACTTCATGCGGCTCTGCCCGAAGACAATACAAAAGGTAAAGTCTTGATCACCTCTCGTATGAATGGAGTAAGCTACTATGCGAGCCGGCCGAGACCTCCCTACAATTTGCGTCTCTTTAACTTGGAAGAAAGCTGGGAGCTGCTTCGGTTGGAGGCACTTGGCAAGCTGGACTGCCCTTCTCAATTGGAACTTGTCGGACGACGAATTGCAAAGAGTTGTGATGGTCTGCCACTTGCAATAGCAGTCATAGGAGGCATGCTTGCCACTAGGTCTTCAGGCTCAGTTACCACTGCAACGAGAAGATATTGGGAAAAAGTGTCCGATCACGTGAGCTCATATGCCATTGGGAATGACCCGGCAGATCGCATGCAAAAATCTATATCTCTGAGCTATGACAAATTACCTTACCACTTGCGCCCATGCTTTCTCTATTTCGGGTTGTTCCCAAAGGACTATGAAATTCCAGTGTCTAAATTGATCCGCATGTGGATAGGAGAAGGATTCGTACAAGAAAACCGTGATTGTAGCTTGGAGGAAACTGCAGAGAAGTATTTGGAGGATCTTATTAACATAAACTTAGTCAGAAACGAGAAGTTTATGCCTTATGGTAAGGTCAAAACATGCCGGGTTCATGATATGGTACGTGATTTCTGCTGCATTGAAGCTGCAAATGAAAACTTTCTCCAAGAAATCAAGTGCAACAATGACGGACAGTTCACACCCTCAACTTCCTACACTGTCAAGTATCGTCGCCTTTCTCTTCATTCTAAGTGCTTGGACTTTATCTCATTACGACTTTTTGGTCCTCGTGTCAGCTCATTTGTTTGTTTATCCAAGGATACATATTTCATGTCTCCAGAGAACAGTTCAAACATCATTGGAAGCTTCAAACAGCTCAGAGTTTTAGATGTTTTGCCCTTCAAGTTCACCAAGATTGACGTTGACCTGTATAATCTGCTTCATTTGAGATACATTGCCTTGTCGTCAAACTTGTCAGTTCTTCCATCAAAGTTCAACCAGCTATGGAACATACAAACTCTTATAGTTGACACTACATGTCGTACGCTTAAAGTTGAAGCGGATATATGGACGATGAATCAGTTGAGGCATTTCAAGACAAATGCCACCGCTACGTTGCTCAAGTCAACTAAAAGTGGCGAAATAGGTGAACGGCGCCTTCAAACACTTGGCTTAATCTCGGTGGAAAGTTGCACAGAGGAACTCTCTCATCAGGCGCCCAATCTGAAGAAATTGGGCATCCGTGGGCAATTGGCATTGCTTTTTAACAGAAGGAGTGGAGTTTTTGATTTGAGGAATATGAGTGAACTTGGAAAGCTGAAACTAATAAACGACGTATATCCTAACCCAGGGAGGGAAGGGGGATTGAGTGGCCTTCCTCAACCTCATCAGTTCCCACCCAGCCTCACGAGCCTTACATTATGTGCTACTTTCCTCAGTTGGGAACATATGTCTACCCTCGGATTGCTGAAGAGACTTGAGGTGCTCAAGCTAAAAGATTATGCGTTCAGTGGGGACATCTGGGAGGCTGCTGATGGAGGTTTCCGGTGTCTTGAACTTTTGTACATTGAAGACACGGATTTAATTGATTGGAATGCTTCGTCCCATCACTACCCCAAGCTCAACACCCTTGTGCTCAAAAACTGTGAGAAGCTTCGTGGAATTCCAGCTGAGCTAGCTGACATACCAAGCCTCCAAAAGTTGGAGTTGCATACTTGCATATCTGCAGCTGAATCTGCCAAGGACATTTTGGATGCAAAGAAACAGACACTGGCCGAAGGCTCTGCATTCACGTTGTCCATCTTTCCTCCTATTTAA